A portion of the Eubacterium maltosivorans genome contains these proteins:
- a CDS encoding YhgE/Pip domain-containing protein, which produces MDKLRSEKSFFKKWLPWIVVLGVIIIPLMYSFFYLDAFWDPYSRLDTLPVAVVNQDKGATIDGKSRNLGREMWDELEKDGTLKFVLTDEDDAIKGTEGSQYYALIRIPEDFSADIASASTQNKREAEIYYSPNEKRNYLASQILSKAVLEVEKSTRASVDKELVAQLSGKLYEVPGQLETLQDGLGQLGDGANALADGTGTLSDGTGTLLSGASSLNDGADALAGGASALADGTRSLAQGAQTLQDGAATLANGTAALKNGTSDLADGASALASGTGTLNQGAGDLAAGTGAFSTKVREYQQGEQKAKSGADQVAAGAASLSDGITQLSGGLNLLSQKVNSSMTALDSGVGQLQTGFEGYQDGVDQLISGSSQLVGGIVAAAQNAPELLNNPYFKALYDQAAAADPDQIAALQAGGKAVGDGLDTLSAEIKEGQAALNDPQQGIPALIAGAQTAQAGSQDLAAGSSSLKQGMDGLDAATGQLVGGADTLNSGANKVAAGASQADSGAQSLDAGAGQVNAAAGQVSDGAGALADGTAQASDGVSQVNAGAQALDSGASALSDGTTTLLGGAQEFGSGVIKLRDGSVQLKDGLQTAKTGVDDNLTDVRDQLKPLSGLDSYAADPVNVNTNAIDPVPNYGTAFAPYFLSLSLWVGALIIFFGIYLDADEKFRLLSRRSDRRVIRSFSYLVIGLLQALLLALVLQFGLGLQINHPLAFYLACCLVSMVFIAIVQLLIVFLKDVGKFLAIALLILQLTSCGGTFPMETVPKFFNILYPFMPMTYSVGLFKDTISGTGAMGLDRNSLVLIGILVVTMALTVLFTWLQNKGQARRAAEITHQP; this is translated from the coding sequence ATGGACAAACTAAGGTCAGAAAAATCGTTTTTTAAAAAGTGGCTGCCCTGGATCGTGGTCCTCGGCGTAATCATTATTCCTCTTATGTACAGTTTCTTCTATCTGGACGCCTTCTGGGACCCGTATTCGAGGCTAGATACCCTGCCAGTGGCTGTGGTCAACCAGGACAAGGGCGCGACCATTGACGGCAAGTCCCGGAATCTTGGAAGGGAAATGTGGGATGAGCTGGAAAAGGACGGCACCCTCAAATTTGTGTTGACCGATGAGGACGACGCCATTAAGGGAACTGAGGGCAGCCAGTATTACGCCCTGATCCGTATCCCGGAAGACTTCTCCGCCGATATTGCCTCTGCCAGTACTCAGAACAAGCGTGAAGCGGAAATCTATTATTCACCCAATGAAAAACGGAACTATCTGGCCAGCCAGATTCTCAGCAAGGCAGTGCTGGAGGTTGAAAAGTCAACAAGGGCCAGTGTGGACAAGGAGCTGGTGGCACAACTCAGCGGCAAGCTCTATGAGGTTCCCGGACAGCTGGAAACCCTGCAGGATGGGCTTGGACAGCTGGGGGACGGCGCGAACGCCCTGGCAGACGGTACAGGAACCTTGTCCGATGGCACTGGCACCCTTTTAAGCGGCGCGTCCTCCCTGAACGACGGCGCGGATGCCCTGGCTGGCGGCGCTTCTGCGCTGGCGGACGGCACCCGCAGCCTGGCCCAGGGCGCCCAGACCCTGCAGGACGGCGCAGCAACGCTTGCGAATGGCACGGCAGCCCTGAAAAACGGCACCTCTGACCTGGCGGACGGCGCTTCCGCGCTGGCAAGTGGTACAGGCACCCTGAATCAGGGCGCAGGAGACCTGGCAGCCGGAACCGGTGCGTTCAGCACAAAGGTCAGAGAATACCAGCAGGGCGAGCAGAAAGCCAAATCCGGCGCCGACCAGGTCGCAGCGGGCGCGGCTTCACTGAGCGATGGGATCACCCAGCTTTCCGGCGGCCTGAACCTGCTGAGCCAGAAGGTGAACAGCAGCATGACCGCTCTTGACAGCGGTGTGGGGCAGCTTCAAACTGGCTTTGAGGGCTATCAGGACGGTGTGGATCAGCTGATCTCAGGCTCCAGCCAGTTGGTCGGCGGCATTGTGGCAGCAGCTCAAAATGCCCCGGAACTGTTAAATAATCCTTATTTTAAGGCGCTTTATGATCAGGCAGCAGCGGCAGACCCGGATCAGATCGCTGCCTTACAGGCAGGCGGCAAGGCAGTGGGCGACGGCCTCGATACCCTTTCTGCCGAGATTAAAGAGGGACAGGCAGCCCTTAACGATCCACAGCAGGGAATTCCTGCTCTCATTGCCGGGGCCCAGACAGCCCAGGCAGGTTCACAGGATCTGGCAGCAGGCAGCAGCAGCCTGAAGCAGGGAATGGACGGTCTTGACGCCGCGACCGGACAGCTGGTTGGCGGCGCGGACACATTAAACAGCGGGGCGAACAAAGTGGCCGCCGGGGCCAGCCAGGCTGACAGCGGGGCCCAGAGCCTTGACGCCGGCGCCGGACAGGTCAATGCGGCGGCCGGTCAGGTCAGTGACGGCGCTGGAGCGCTGGCGGACGGCACAGCCCAGGCCAGCGACGGTGTCAGTCAGGTGAATGCAGGAGCCCAGGCACTGGATTCAGGCGCATCTGCGCTGAGTGATGGCACAACCACCCTTCTGGGCGGCGCCCAGGAATTCGGGTCCGGCGTTATCAAGCTGCGGGATGGCTCTGTTCAGCTCAAGGACGGCCTGCAAACCGCCAAAACAGGCGTGGACGATAATCTGACCGATGTCCGTGATCAGCTGAAGCCCCTGAGTGGCCTGGACAGTTACGCGGCAGATCCGGTCAATGTCAATACCAACGCCATCGATCCGGTACCCAACTACGGAACAGCCTTTGCGCCTTACTTCCTCTCCTTATCCTTATGGGTCGGGGCGCTGATCATTTTCTTCGGTATTTATCTGGACGCGGACGAAAAATTCCGGCTCCTGTCCAGACGCTCGGACAGGCGCGTTATCCGGAGCTTCTCCTACCTTGTGATCGGACTTCTGCAGGCGCTGCTCCTGGCCCTTGTGCTTCAGTTTGGCCTGGGGCTTCAGATCAACCATCCGCTGGCCTTCTATCTGGCGTGCTGCCTGGTATCCATGGTCTTTATCGCCATTGTTCAGCTTCTGATCGTCTTTTTAAAGGACGTGGGGAAATTTCTGGCCATTGCGCTGCTGATTCTTCAGCTGACCTCCTGCGGAGGGACATTCCCCATGGAGACGGTGCCGAAGTTCTTCAATATTCTGTATCCGTTTATGCCCATGACCTATTCGGTTGGGCTGTTTAAAGACACGATCAGCGGAACAGGGGCCATGGGGCTTGACAGGAACAGTCTGGTGCTTATAGGCATCCTGGTCGTGACCATGGCGCTTACAGTTTTGTTTACCTGGCTTCAGAATAAGGGACAGGCGCGCAGAGCCGCAGAGATAACCCATCAGCCATAA
- a CDS encoding MarR family winged helix-turn-helix transcriptional regulator, translated as MNDEQRDTLNTFFVDTFNKILSLEEQTLLKSSIENLSVKELHIIEAVSILQRDKKNTMTEIAAQVGITVGALTTAVNVLVKKEYLSRRRSEKDRRVVRIYLTEKGMRAEMHHRIFHENMVSNVGEVLTEEGLENLIIALKQLTSFFNGQLEDLKEK; from the coding sequence ATGAATGATGAACAAAGAGATACTTTGAACACCTTTTTTGTCGATACCTTCAATAAAATCCTATCGTTGGAAGAACAGACCCTTTTAAAAAGCAGCATTGAAAATCTTTCTGTCAAGGAATTACATATTATAGAAGCAGTCAGTATTTTACAGAGAGACAAAAAAAACACGATGACGGAAATAGCCGCACAGGTTGGGATTACAGTCGGCGCCCTGACCACAGCGGTGAATGTGTTGGTCAAAAAAGAGTATCTGTCCCGCAGGCGTTCCGAAAAGGACCGCAGAGTGGTACGGATCTATTTAACTGAAAAAGGCATGCGCGCCGAGATGCACCACCGGATATTCCACGAGAATATGGTCTCAAATGTCGGCGAGGTCCTGACAGAGGAGGGGCTGGAAAACTTAATAATTGCTTTAAAACAGCTCACTTCCTTTTTTAACGGACAGCTGGAGGATTTGAAAGAAAAATAA
- the radC gene encoding RadC family protein, which yields MAEKSDHMAIREMPRDERPREKLIKHGVHSLSNAELIGIIIQTGCQDATAVELGQRVLRAFDNDLSAFFGMSIEELERNERLKGIGPAKACQIKAAIELGRRVNTHPPEQPKIGSPGDVAALLTDELRYLKQEHFMILLLDNKNKVIKTETISIGTINASLVHPREVFVKAIRQHAAAVILAHNHPSGDPRPSAEDRAITKRLLESGELLGIPVLDHVVIGGADYVSFKESGYI from the coding sequence ATGGCCGAAAAGAGTGACCATATGGCAATCCGGGAGATGCCCAGAGATGAGCGTCCCCGTGAAAAGCTGATAAAACACGGTGTCCACAGTCTCAGTAATGCAGAGCTGATCGGCATTATCATTCAGACAGGATGCCAGGATGCAACTGCGGTGGAACTTGGCCAGCGCGTTTTGAGGGCCTTTGATAACGACCTCTCAGCCTTTTTTGGTATGAGTATCGAGGAGCTTGAGCGCAACGAGCGGCTCAAGGGGATCGGCCCGGCAAAGGCCTGCCAGATCAAGGCGGCCATTGAGCTTGGACGACGAGTGAATACCCACCCGCCCGAACAGCCGAAAATCGGTTCGCCGGGGGATGTGGCTGCGCTGCTGACAGATGAGCTGCGTTACCTGAAGCAGGAGCACTTTATGATTCTGCTGCTGGACAACAAAAACAAAGTCATTAAGACAGAAACCATCTCCATAGGGACCATCAACGCGTCTTTGGTGCATCCGCGAGAGGTGTTTGTAAAGGCCATCCGGCAGCATGCCGCTGCGGTGATTCTGGCCCATAACCATCCCTCAGGCGATCCCAGGCCCAGCGCTGAGGACAGGGCCATTACCAAACGGCTGCTGGAATCCGGCGAGCTGCTCGGGATTCCGGTTCTCGACCATGTGGTGATTGGCGGGGCAGACTATGTCAGCTTTAAAGAATCCGGGTATATCTAA
- a CDS encoding RluA family pseudouridine synthase yields MIMPEEGQFVYHYIVGDVKSGSLKDMLTNHYDYSSRLLRQLKREGSITLNGRDCWLTDPVRKGDQVVIAFPEERFDIEAVKGPLDIVYEDDEVLVVNKDANCVTHPTKSHQLDTLANHVAWYWEERGTPGKIRFVNRLDRDTTGLVVIAKNKYVHHYIQSRMKTNAVKKTYIAFVNNVPKEKEGCIRVPIGRPSEDSLERIVMEDGKESITHFRILESYGKAAMVELVLETGRTHQIRVHLKYIGCPIIGDSLYNHDGNPSYGMARQALHAAKLNLTLPKSGELELSAGLTEDLVALRETLRKE; encoded by the coding sequence ATGATTATGCCCGAAGAGGGACAGTTTGTATATCATTATATAGTAGGAGATGTAAAAAGTGGTTCTTTGAAGGATATGCTGACCAATCATTATGATTATTCCAGCCGGCTGCTCAGGCAGCTCAAGCGGGAGGGCAGCATTACTTTAAACGGCAGGGACTGTTGGCTGACCGATCCGGTGCGCAAGGGTGACCAGGTGGTCATTGCCTTTCCGGAGGAGCGGTTCGACATTGAGGCCGTTAAGGGACCTTTAGATATTGTTTATGAGGACGACGAGGTGCTTGTGGTCAACAAGGATGCCAATTGCGTAACGCATCCTACCAAAAGCCACCAGCTGGATACCCTGGCCAATCATGTGGCCTGGTACTGGGAGGAGAGAGGCACCCCCGGGAAAATCCGTTTTGTTAACAGGCTGGACCGGGACACCACCGGGCTTGTCGTTATCGCGAAGAATAAATATGTGCATCATTATATCCAATCCAGAATGAAGACCAATGCGGTTAAAAAGACCTATATCGCTTTTGTGAACAATGTTCCAAAGGAGAAGGAGGGCTGTATCCGCGTACCCATTGGCCGCCCATCTGAGGACAGCCTGGAGAGAATTGTCATGGAAGATGGCAAGGAATCCATCACACACTTCAGAATACTGGAAAGCTACGGGAAAGCTGCGATGGTGGAGCTGGTGCTGGAAACCGGACGCACCCACCAGATCAGAGTCCATTTAAAATATATTGGCTGCCCCATCATTGGCGACAGCCTGTACAATCACGATGGGAATCCGAGCTACGGCATGGCCAGACAGGCTCTGCACGCTGCAAAGTTGAACTTAACCTTACCCAAAAGCGGTGAGTTGGAACTTTCCGCAGGATTAACGGAAGATTTAGTAGCACTTCGAGAAACATTGAGGAAAGAATAA
- a CDS encoding transglycosylase domain-containing protein, which produces MSKEEAKKVAPKAPRKGLPKKKKKRMATWKIVLIVLAVLIVAGVVTGFSVYAANRQDISDFTYQQKEKTQIFSSDNQVIAEMAAENRTYVSLDQIPKDLQNGLIATEDSRFYSHHGVDYYGIMRSLVSNLFSGNSTGQGASTITQQLARVLFDLDVAEPGFMDSVNRKMKEISISRQLEEKYTKDQILEMYLNEYYFGSASYGVQAAAQTYFGKNVSDLNLAESAMLAGLPQAPSAYAPNANFEAAKNRQAQVLARMVKEGYITQEQADQASATEITIMPWSEEQTNDDIKDGYGAFINAALQEYAEALAPSVMKQKGVDEDEAVKQIRENIANGGYRVYTTINTGYQDAAISAMENGLDNAGFSQENGDTGAIVTVDKDGAVLGYYAGNTEIDMADSARQPGSNIKPLYYSGAIEKGVFSPSSTIKDEPINIGGYSPKNYGGGYSGTVTITQALVNSLNIPAVKVFNTFGIENAIDWMKTLGITTFVNPGDREDGADDYNLATALGGMTNGIKPLEMAAAFNCFNDGGVYNEPYKIVKVEQTNGKQVFDKSQLGLTSRKVMSEDTASSMWGILQQVVTSGTGGRAAQAYPTAGKTGTTDNEEDLWFTGMTGNITTSVWVGNLEHEPVGTGSYIPAGIYGSYVRSLINNDLVSEFATPAESQDTTPITTPTPAATPTPTPEATAAPTAAPTVVPETTPEPEPEPSSTPSTSVDDTTNNEEQED; this is translated from the coding sequence ATGAGTAAAGAAGAAGCAAAGAAAGTTGCTCCAAAGGCGCCCAGAAAAGGGCTGCCAAAGAAGAAAAAGAAAAGAATGGCAACCTGGAAAATCGTCCTGATTGTACTGGCGGTTTTAATCGTTGCCGGCGTCGTGACAGGCTTTTCAGTCTATGCGGCCAATCGACAGGATATTTCAGATTTTACTTACCAGCAAAAGGAAAAAACACAGATTTTCTCCTCGGATAACCAGGTTATCGCCGAGATGGCAGCTGAGAACAGGACCTACGTCTCTCTGGATCAGATTCCAAAAGACCTGCAGAATGGCCTGATCGCAACAGAGGACTCCCGTTTCTATTCGCACCACGGGGTAGATTATTACGGAATCATGCGTTCACTGGTCTCCAATCTGTTCAGTGGCAACAGTACAGGCCAGGGGGCCAGTACCATTACCCAGCAGCTTGCCAGAGTACTCTTTGACCTGGACGTTGCTGAACCCGGCTTTATGGATTCTGTCAACCGTAAGATGAAAGAAATCTCTATTTCAAGACAGCTGGAGGAAAAATATACCAAGGATCAGATCCTTGAAATGTATCTGAATGAATACTACTTTGGTTCTGCCTCTTACGGTGTGCAGGCAGCCGCCCAGACCTATTTTGGTAAAAATGTCTCCGACCTGAATCTGGCCGAGTCCGCTATGCTGGCAGGTCTGCCCCAAGCGCCTTCTGCCTATGCCCCGAACGCCAACTTTGAGGCGGCTAAGAACCGTCAGGCCCAGGTGCTTGCCCGTATGGTAAAAGAGGGCTATATCACCCAGGAACAGGCCGATCAGGCTTCCGCCACTGAAATCACCATTATGCCCTGGTCTGAAGAACAGACCAACGATGATATTAAAGATGGATATGGTGCGTTTATCAATGCGGCGCTCCAGGAATACGCCGAGGCCCTTGCCCCGAGTGTCATGAAGCAAAAGGGTGTGGATGAGGACGAAGCCGTCAAGCAGATCCGCGAAAATATCGCCAACGGCGGCTACCGCGTCTATACAACCATTAACACCGGCTATCAGGACGCAGCCATTTCCGCCATGGAAAACGGGCTGGACAACGCCGGCTTCAGCCAGGAAAACGGCGATACCGGCGCCATTGTCACGGTAGATAAGGACGGCGCAGTACTGGGCTACTATGCAGGAAATACCGAAATCGACATGGCAGACTCAGCGAGACAGCCTGGCTCCAATATCAAACCGCTTTACTACAGCGGCGCCATTGAAAAGGGTGTGTTCTCACCGTCTTCAACCATTAAGGATGAACCCATCAACATTGGCGGTTACTCACCGAAAAACTACGGCGGCGGCTACAGCGGTACTGTCACCATTACCCAGGCCCTTGTCAATTCTCTGAATATTCCGGCGGTTAAGGTCTTTAATACCTTTGGGATTGAAAATGCCATTGACTGGATGAAAACACTGGGAATCACCACCTTTGTCAATCCTGGCGACCGGGAAGACGGGGCGGATGACTACAATCTGGCGACTGCGCTTGGCGGTATGACAAATGGGATCAAGCCTCTTGAAATGGCAGCAGCTTTCAACTGCTTTAACGACGGCGGTGTTTACAACGAGCCTTACAAGATTGTCAAGGTTGAGCAGACCAACGGCAAGCAGGTCTTTGACAAGAGCCAGCTTGGCCTGACCTCCAGAAAGGTTATGTCTGAAGACACAGCCAGCTCCATGTGGGGTATTCTGCAGCAGGTTGTTACCAGCGGTACCGGCGGACGTGCGGCCCAGGCCTATCCGACAGCTGGTAAGACAGGGACAACGGACAACGAGGAAGATTTATGGTTCACTGGTATGACCGGGAACATTACGACCTCAGTGTGGGTCGGTAACCTTGAACATGAGCCGGTCGGGACAGGGAGTTATATCCCGGCAGGTATTTACGGCTCTTATGTCCGGTCGCTGATCAACAATGACCTGGTCTCTGAGTTTGCCACGCCGGCCGAATCCCAAGATACAACGCCCATAACCACGCCAACCCCGGCAGCCACACCAACCCCGACGCCGGAAGCGACAGCAGCTCCGACAGCGGCACCGACCGTAGTGCCTGAAACAACGCCGGAACCAGAGCCAGAGCCGAGCTCAACACCATCAACAAGCGTTGACGACACTACCAACAATGAGGAACAGGAAGATTAG
- a CDS encoding cupin domain-containing protein, with amino-acid sequence MLIKNEEHTIDDKFEMRGGSGTIHIKHVVDQDVLCDKGRLYAQITVEPGCSIGSHEHVNEKEIFYILSGQAQVTDNGVKRMLNPGDVLVTGHESSHAVENTGDENLEMMALILYGDEKHE; translated from the coding sequence ATGCTGATCAAAAATGAAGAACATACCATTGATGATAAGTTTGAAATGCGCGGAGGCAGCGGAACGATCCACATCAAGCATGTTGTGGACCAGGACGTTCTCTGTGACAAGGGAAGATTATATGCCCAGATTACCGTGGAGCCAGGGTGCTCCATCGGTAGTCACGAGCATGTGAACGAGAAAGAAATATTTTACATCCTGAGCGGTCAGGCGCAGGTGACGGACAACGGCGTAAAGCGGATGTTAAATCCCGGGGACGTTCTGGTAACAGGACACGAGAGCTCCCACGCAGTTGAAAACACCGGAGATGAGAATCTTGAGATGATGGCGCTGATCCTTTACGGAGATGAAAAGCATGAATAA
- the nth gene encoding endonuclease III encodes MNKENRKKVLEELEKLYGGEKCGLDFTSPFELLIATMLSAQCTDVRVNIVTGELFKEYNTPEALLTLNEGELREKIKSCGLSNTKAKNILLTCHMLLEEHNGIVPETMEELTKLPGVGRKTANVVMSNAFDVPAIAVDTHVFRVSRRIGLAKGNNVLQVEKELMKNIPRDYWSRAHHWLIWHGRRLCTARNPKCESCAINPYCDDYKKRNKKK; translated from the coding sequence ATGAATAAAGAAAATCGAAAAAAGGTGCTGGAGGAGCTTGAAAAGCTCTACGGCGGAGAAAAATGCGGGCTGGATTTTACCAGCCCTTTTGAATTGCTGATCGCAACCATGCTGTCTGCCCAGTGTACAGACGTGCGCGTCAATATTGTAACCGGAGAGCTGTTTAAGGAGTATAATACTCCAGAGGCGCTGCTGACCTTAAATGAAGGGGAGCTCAGGGAAAAAATCAAATCCTGTGGCTTATCCAACACCAAGGCGAAGAACATTCTGCTGACCTGTCATATGCTCCTCGAAGAGCACAATGGCATCGTGCCCGAAACCATGGAGGAGCTCACAAAGCTTCCGGGTGTCGGCCGGAAAACCGCCAATGTGGTTATGAGCAACGCTTTTGACGTGCCGGCCATCGCGGTGGATACGCACGTGTTCAGGGTATCCCGGCGTATTGGCCTGGCAAAAGGGAACAACGTTCTCCAGGTCGAGAAAGAGCTGATGAAGAATATTCCCAGGGACTACTGGTCCCGGGCGCACCACTGGCTGATCTGGCATGGAAGGCGGCTTTGTACGGCCAGAAACCCCAAGTGTGAGAGCTGCGCGATCAATCCTTACTGTGACGATTATAAAAAGCGAAACAAGAAAAAATAA
- a CDS encoding ABC transporter substrate-binding protein produces MKRKIISALMVGVMCVSVFAFAGCSSSGSGSSGDTIKIGALGPYTGDTAMYGVAAKNGIELAAEQINENGGIDGKKVEVVSYDTKGDSTEAVNAYNRLRDQDGVVAIVGSVLTGESMAIKDLAKSDNMPILTPTSTAADVTEGAPNSFRVCYLDEYQGNAGANFAVSTENGGLGAKTAAMLVNSGSAYSQGLADAFKATFEAKGGKVVGSESYADKDKDFSAQLTKIKELNPEVVYIPDYYNVAGPIMQKAKEMGITSKFVGGDGWDSVQVDYADAAQGQYFANHYAADSPKEAVQNFIKSYKDKYSEAANSFAALGYDGMNVMAEAIKNAGSTDSQAIVDALQKIDFDGVTGHFTFDEEGNPKGKDITIIQVDNGELKFVTTVQGDN; encoded by the coding sequence ATGAAGAGAAAAATCATTAGTGCTCTAATGGTTGGTGTTATGTGTGTATCCGTTTTCGCCTTTGCTGGCTGCAGCTCATCCGGAAGCGGAAGCAGTGGAGATACCATTAAAATCGGTGCTTTAGGTCCTTATACCGGCGATACCGCAATGTACGGTGTGGCAGCTAAAAACGGGATTGAGCTGGCCGCAGAACAGATCAATGAAAACGGCGGCATCGACGGCAAAAAGGTCGAAGTCGTTTCTTACGATACCAAGGGTGACTCTACTGAAGCAGTCAACGCATACAATCGTCTGCGTGATCAGGACGGTGTTGTCGCAATTGTCGGCTCTGTACTGACCGGCGAAAGCATGGCGATTAAGGATTTAGCAAAATCCGACAATATGCCAATCTTAACCCCGACTTCAACCGCAGCAGACGTTACCGAAGGCGCTCCAAACAGCTTCCGTGTATGCTATCTGGACGAATATCAGGGCAACGCCGGTGCAAACTTTGCAGTGAGCACTGAAAACGGTGGCTTAGGCGCTAAAACAGCCGCAATGCTGGTAAACTCAGGCAGTGCTTACTCTCAGGGTCTGGCGGACGCTTTCAAGGCTACCTTTGAAGCTAAGGGCGGCAAGGTTGTCGGCAGTGAATCCTACGCAGATAAAGACAAAGACTTCAGCGCTCAGCTGACCAAAATCAAAGAGCTGAACCCAGAAGTTGTCTATATTCCAGATTATTATAATGTAGCTGGTCCGATCATGCAGAAAGCTAAAGAAATGGGCATTACTTCCAAATTCGTCGGCGGCGACGGCTGGGACAGTGTCCAGGTAGACTACGCTGACGCCGCACAGGGCCAGTATTTTGCAAACCACTATGCTGCAGATTCTCCGAAGGAAGCTGTGCAGAACTTTATCAAATCCTACAAAGACAAATACAGTGAAGCAGCCAACTCTTTCGCAGCTTTAGGCTACGATGGCATGAACGTTATGGCTGAAGCAATCAAAAATGCCGGCAGCACAGACTCACAGGCGATTGTCGACGCACTGCAGAAGATTGATTTTGACGGTGTAACCGGTCATTTCACATTTGACGAAGAAGGTAATCCAAAGGGTAAAGACATTACAATCATTCAGGTTGATAATGGCGAATTGAAATTTGTGACCACTGTACAGGGTGACAACTAA
- a CDS encoding branched-chain amino acid ABC transporter permease: MVFLQQFINGLNSGSIYALIAIGYTLVYGILKLINFAHGEIMMFGAYFAFIAATTLNWPFWAVIAFSMILTAVMGVVIEFIAYRPLRNAPRLSALITAIGVSMFLQNLALMIFGADPKVMPKIFPQVVFHVGGLEINSITLITIGLSVLFMILLELFIQKTKQGRAMRAVSENQNAAILMGINVNRTISLTFLIGSALGALGGILYSTAYLNIAPTMGTMPGLKAFVAAVLGGIGSVPGAMLGGFIIGMIETMTKAYISSTWADAIVFLVLIVVLLFKPTGILGKNTREKV, translated from the coding sequence GTGGTCTTTTTGCAGCAGTTCATTAACGGACTGAATTCAGGCAGTATTTATGCATTGATTGCTATCGGTTATACGTTGGTATACGGTATCCTCAAACTCATCAACTTCGCTCACGGCGAGATCATGATGTTTGGCGCCTATTTTGCATTTATTGCCGCAACGACATTGAACTGGCCCTTCTGGGCGGTTATTGCATTTTCAATGATTTTAACCGCAGTGATGGGTGTAGTGATCGAATTCATCGCCTACCGGCCATTGAGAAACGCGCCGAGATTATCCGCGCTTATCACAGCCATTGGCGTGAGTATGTTTTTACAGAACCTGGCACTTATGATCTTTGGAGCTGATCCAAAGGTTATGCCGAAGATTTTCCCTCAGGTGGTATTCCATGTGGGAGGTCTGGAAATTAATTCTATTACATTAATTACTATTGGTCTTTCTGTGCTTTTTATGATCTTATTGGAATTATTTATACAGAAGACGAAACAGGGCCGTGCCATGCGCGCCGTTTCAGAAAATCAGAATGCCGCTATTTTAATGGGAATTAATGTGAATAGAACTATTTCACTGACATTTTTAATCGGCTCTGCTCTGGGTGCGTTAGGCGGGATTTTATACAGCACCGCCTACCTGAACATCGCGCCGACCATGGGGACAATGCCGGGTCTTAAAGCCTTTGTAGCCGCGGTACTCGGCGGTATCGGCAGTGTGCCGGGCGCGATGCTGGGCGGCTTTATCATTGGGATGATTGAAACCATGACCAAGGCTTATATCTCCTCAACCTGGGCAGACGCCATTGTGTTTTTAGTACTGATCGTTGTGCTTCTGTTTAAGCCGACAGGTATCCTCGGCAAGAATACGAGAGAGAAGGTGTAA